The Candidatus Bathyarchaeota archaeon DNA window GAGCATAGCTGAGACCATAGGGATTGGAGCAGTAAAATATGCGTTGCTCTCAGTAGAGCCCACCAAGGAAGTGGAATACTCATGGGATAGAGTCATCAATTTCGAAACGAACAGCGCCCCATTCATAAACTATGGATATACTAGGGCTAATGGAATACTTAGAAGGCTTGGTAAGATCGGTGGCGATGTCAGATATGAATTGTTGACCCACCCCTTGGAGACTAGGCTCATCCTCACCATAGCGAAGTTTCCCAACATATTCATTGAGGCTGCTGAGAAGCTTCGCCCGGACATTTTAACAAGCTATGCAGACCTACTGACCAGGCAATTCCATGAATACTACGAGCATGTCGACATTACCCATCTTGAGAATGTTGAATTGAGAGAAGCAAGGGGGAGCCTCGTCGAGGCTTTACGCACAGTTCTCCGAAACTGTATGGGTGTAATAGGAATAACCCTAGCTGATAGGATGTAGGATAAGATCCCTAACATTAAATATGAGAAGTTACAGAAATGTATCCGAGGGTTTGATATGCCCACCGCATTTGTTCTGATTAATGCGGAGCTCGGTAAAGAGGAGGGTATCCTCAAGGAGCTTAGAAACATCGACAGCGTCAAGGAAGCACATTTCGTCTATGGTGTTTACGATATTATCGCCAAGGTTGAAGCTGAGAGTATGGATAAACTGAAGGAGATTGTCACATTCAAGATAAGAAGGTTGAGCGACGTAAGAAGCACGTTGACGATGACAGTCGCCGAAGGCATCTAAGAGATGCATCTAAAAAATACTGTTAATCCCCCTTTTTTATTTGAGGTCAATTAGTAAGCCTTCATTTATTTAAGGTTCGAATGAAAGATGTAAGAAACAATGTTTCTTCATAACTCTTCCCCCATTCAGTAGCTTACAGGGATTTGGGCTTTAGTTTTGAGGAGCTAGAAGACGTAACCCCCCTGAGAGTGCCGATGGACCCAAAAATCGAATGAGTTATAGATCGGCTGAGCCATGTTAGTTGGGTGGCGCCACCACTTTTGATTGTGAAGACATTTTGTGTTGAGCGTCACCGGAAGATAAAATCCAACTGCCGTGAGTAGCGGCTTACGTTAATGGAATGTAACTATTCGTACAGTCTCCTTTTGAGCTCCGCCACCAGCTCGATTGGAGGAAGAGATGCAGTCAACCCGGCCGACCTCAATCCTGACAGTCTCACACGCTCATCATATGGGATCTTTAAATCAAGAGAAAAGCCGTGGCGGCTCAACTCATCCGATACGAACTTTTCCTGCTCATGGTTTGAAA harbors:
- a CDS encoding Lrp/AsnC ligand binding domain-containing protein, with the translated sequence MPTAFVLINAELGKEEGILKELRNIDSVKEAHFVYGVYDIIAKVEAESMDKLKEIVTFKIRRLSDVRSTLTMTVAEGI